A single region of the Hylaeus volcanicus isolate JK05 chromosome 5, UHH_iyHylVolc1.0_haploid, whole genome shotgun sequence genome encodes:
- the LOC128876244 gene encoding protein escargot-like isoform X2 has translation MLVEEMPRSFVKKNNSYSHCPLKKRPVHVLPAEEVPEVIKEIIDVVMDDIPEPENLSTKPEDLSRSAERQQQQPEQRTRASRSPSPVVEVSASPPLAARPTSPSMHHHVHTVHHLHHHYPTKAITPPAGIAPIHPVAKKARVEVIQHENSSSSTAAITATSTPLHFMASKAPLEPLNLNTPVEPLAHYATPAWARAPPLYPPHYLPYPAAYHRYHHAGAELYPSYPMPAYPHSSPEHHPSVSPPPHAALTCPTIQRPIARSYAHWPSPDHCGLSPTSSLGSGSLRSPPPVTPEDLSSPGSDSGRSSAGSTSTGPTIVNSKIEKTGVTSGSTVSLSSTSSTSSSSSSSTSPRYQCPDCGKSYSTYSGLSKHQQFHCAAAEGQAKKSFSCKYCEKVYVSLGALKMHIRTHTLPCKCHLCGKAFSRPWLLQGHIRTHTGEKPFSCQHCNRAFADRSNLRAHLQTHSDVKKYSCTSCSKTFSRMSLLTKHQEGGCPGVAVPMGYGC, from the exons ATGCTCGTCGAAGAAATGCCGCGCAGCTTTGTAAAAAAGAACAACAGCTACAGCCACTGTCCGCTTAAAAAGCGGCCAGTGCATGTCCTGCCTGCCGAAGAAGTTCCGGAAGTTATCAAAG AAATCATCGACGTCGTGATGGACGACATCCCCGAGCCCGAGAATCTCAGCACAAAACCCGAAGACCTGAGCAGGAGCGCCGAACGTCAACAACAGCAGCCGGAGCAACGCACGCGCGCCTCCAGGTCGCCCTCACCAGTCGTCGAAGTCTCCGCGTCTCCACCTCTGGCGGCAAGACCGACATCCCCGTCGATGCATCATCACGTCCACACAGTGCACCATCTTCACCATCATTATCCGACGAAAGCTATCACACCGCCCGCTGGAATCGCGCCTATTCATCCTGTGGCGAAAAAGGCGCGAGTGGAAGTGATTCAGCACGAAaattcgtcgtcgtcgacggcAGCGATCACAGCCACGTCGACGCCGTTGCACTTCATGGCGAGCAAAGCACCCTTGGAGCCGCTGAATTTGAACACACCCGTGGAACCTTTGGCGCACTATGCAACTCCTGCGTGGGCTCGCGCCCCACCGTTGTACCCGCCGCATTATCTGCCCTATCCTGCTGCGTATCATCGTTATCATCACGCGGGCGCGGAGTTGTATCCGTCTTATCCGATGCCGGCGTATCCACACTCCTCGCCGGAGCATCATCCGTCAGTCTCGCCGCCGCCACACGCCGCGCTGACTTGTCCGACAATTCAGCGACCCATCGCCAGGAGTTACGCGCATTGGCCGAGTCCCGACCACTGTGGCCTGTCACCTACCAGTTCCTTGGGATCGGGATCCTTAAGATCACCACCACCGGTCACGCCGGAAGATCTTTCATCTCCCGGTAGCGACAGCGGAAGATCGTCGGCAGGAAGTACGTCGACAGGCCCGACGATCGTGAACTCGAAAATCGAGAAGACGGGAGTGACGAGTGGTTCCACGGTGTCTTTGTCGTCCACCTCGTccacgtcgtcgtcgtcgtcgtcgtcgacatCGCCGAGATACCAGTGCCCCGATTGCGGGAAATCGTATTCGACCTACTCCGGTCTCTCGAAACATCAACAATTCCACTGCGCGGCGGCCGAGGGACAGGCGAAGAAATCGTTCTCGTGCAAATACTGCGAGAAAGTGTACGTTAGTCTTGGCGCCCTGAAAATGCACATCAGGACGCACACGTTGCCCTGCAAGTGCCATCTTTGCGGCAAAGCGTTCTCGCGACCGTGGCTGCTCCAGGGACACATCAGGACTCACACCGGGGAGAAGCCCTTCAGCTGTCAGCACTGCAATCGCGCGTTCGCTGATAGGAGCAACCTCAGGGCGCACCTCCAGACGCACAGCGACGTGAAGAAATACTCGTGCACATCGTGCAGCAAAACCTTCAGCAGGATGTCCCTGTTGACAAAACATCAGGAAGGCGGCTGTCCAGGAGTTGCTGTCCCGATGGGATACGGGTGTTGA
- the LOC128876244 gene encoding protein escargot-like isoform X1 — translation MLVEEMPRSFVKKNNSYSHCPLKKRPVHVLPAEEVPEVIKEEIIDVVMDDIPEPENLSTKPEDLSRSAERQQQQPEQRTRASRSPSPVVEVSASPPLAARPTSPSMHHHVHTVHHLHHHYPTKAITPPAGIAPIHPVAKKARVEVIQHENSSSSTAAITATSTPLHFMASKAPLEPLNLNTPVEPLAHYATPAWARAPPLYPPHYLPYPAAYHRYHHAGAELYPSYPMPAYPHSSPEHHPSVSPPPHAALTCPTIQRPIARSYAHWPSPDHCGLSPTSSLGSGSLRSPPPVTPEDLSSPGSDSGRSSAGSTSTGPTIVNSKIEKTGVTSGSTVSLSSTSSTSSSSSSSTSPRYQCPDCGKSYSTYSGLSKHQQFHCAAAEGQAKKSFSCKYCEKVYVSLGALKMHIRTHTLPCKCHLCGKAFSRPWLLQGHIRTHTGEKPFSCQHCNRAFADRSNLRAHLQTHSDVKKYSCTSCSKTFSRMSLLTKHQEGGCPGVAVPMGYGC, via the exons ATGCTCGTCGAAGAAATGCCGCGCAGCTTTGTAAAAAAGAACAACAGCTACAGCCACTGTCCGCTTAAAAAGCGGCCAGTGCATGTCCTGCCTGCCGAAGAAGTTCCGGAAGTTATCAAAG AAGAAATCATCGACGTCGTGATGGACGACATCCCCGAGCCCGAGAATCTCAGCACAAAACCCGAAGACCTGAGCAGGAGCGCCGAACGTCAACAACAGCAGCCGGAGCAACGCACGCGCGCCTCCAGGTCGCCCTCACCAGTCGTCGAAGTCTCCGCGTCTCCACCTCTGGCGGCAAGACCGACATCCCCGTCGATGCATCATCACGTCCACACAGTGCACCATCTTCACCATCATTATCCGACGAAAGCTATCACACCGCCCGCTGGAATCGCGCCTATTCATCCTGTGGCGAAAAAGGCGCGAGTGGAAGTGATTCAGCACGAAaattcgtcgtcgtcgacggcAGCGATCACAGCCACGTCGACGCCGTTGCACTTCATGGCGAGCAAAGCACCCTTGGAGCCGCTGAATTTGAACACACCCGTGGAACCTTTGGCGCACTATGCAACTCCTGCGTGGGCTCGCGCCCCACCGTTGTACCCGCCGCATTATCTGCCCTATCCTGCTGCGTATCATCGTTATCATCACGCGGGCGCGGAGTTGTATCCGTCTTATCCGATGCCGGCGTATCCACACTCCTCGCCGGAGCATCATCCGTCAGTCTCGCCGCCGCCACACGCCGCGCTGACTTGTCCGACAATTCAGCGACCCATCGCCAGGAGTTACGCGCATTGGCCGAGTCCCGACCACTGTGGCCTGTCACCTACCAGTTCCTTGGGATCGGGATCCTTAAGATCACCACCACCGGTCACGCCGGAAGATCTTTCATCTCCCGGTAGCGACAGCGGAAGATCGTCGGCAGGAAGTACGTCGACAGGCCCGACGATCGTGAACTCGAAAATCGAGAAGACGGGAGTGACGAGTGGTTCCACGGTGTCTTTGTCGTCCACCTCGTccacgtcgtcgtcgtcgtcgtcgtcgacatCGCCGAGATACCAGTGCCCCGATTGCGGGAAATCGTATTCGACCTACTCCGGTCTCTCGAAACATCAACAATTCCACTGCGCGGCGGCCGAGGGACAGGCGAAGAAATCGTTCTCGTGCAAATACTGCGAGAAAGTGTACGTTAGTCTTGGCGCCCTGAAAATGCACATCAGGACGCACACGTTGCCCTGCAAGTGCCATCTTTGCGGCAAAGCGTTCTCGCGACCGTGGCTGCTCCAGGGACACATCAGGACTCACACCGGGGAGAAGCCCTTCAGCTGTCAGCACTGCAATCGCGCGTTCGCTGATAGGAGCAACCTCAGGGCGCACCTCCAGACGCACAGCGACGTGAAGAAATACTCGTGCACATCGTGCAGCAAAACCTTCAGCAGGATGTCCCTGTTGACAAAACATCAGGAAGGCGGCTGTCCAGGAGTTGCTGTCCCGATGGGATACGGGTGTTGA